The region GAGCAGGCCGAGGTCGATCATCGGATGCGGGACGCGGCTCTGCCGCTGTACGAACACGGCACCGAGCACCAGCCCCGCACCGACGGCGAGCGCGGGCAGCAGCTCGTAACCGTGCCGGGACCACTCCTTGATGCCGTAGATGACCAGGAGGAGGGCCCCCAGGCACAGCACCGCGCTCAGCGGGTCGAAGCGCGCGCTCCTCGCCGCCCGGGACTCCGGCACCAGGAACGGCACGAGGACGAGCAGCAGCGCCATCGCGGGCACGTTGATCAGGAACACCGATCCCCACCAGAAGTGCTCCAGCAACAGACCGCTCACGACCGGTCCGAGCGAGATGCCCGTCGTCATCACGGCGGTCCACAGGCCCACCGCCCGGCCGCGCTGCCGGGCGTCGTGGAAGAGATTGCGGATCACGCCGAGGGTCGACGGCATCAGCGCGGCGCCGCCCACACCGAGCAACGCCCGCACCGCGATGAGCAGTTCGGCCGTGTGCGCGTACGCGGCAGCCGCCGAGGCCACCGCGAAGAGGGCCGCTCCCACGAGCACCAGCTTGCGCCGGCCGAGGCGGTCACCGAGTGCACCCATCGGGATGAGCAGCCCGGCGAGCACGAAGCCGTACATGTCGAGGACCCACAACTGCTGGGTGGCGCTGGGCTCCAGGTCCTGGCTGATGTACGGAATCGCGAAGTACAGGACGGAGACGTCCATCGAGACGAGGGCCAGTGGCAGCATCAGGACGCCGAGGGCGGTCCATTCCTTGCGCCCCGCGCGGGGGCGGGAGGTGTCGGTTTCCATGAACGGCAGGAAAGCGATGCACCCGCGTACACCGCAAGCAGCTGCCTAGTGCACCGGAGTCAGGCCCTTCTTCAGGGGCCTGTTGGCTCCCCAGCGCACTAGTACAGTACGGCCGTGCCCAAGGAACCGCCCTACCTCCGCATCGCCGGGGACATCCGCCGCCGCATCGCCGCCGGCGAGCTCTCCCCCGGGGACCGCGTCCCCTCCACCCGGCGCATCACGCAGGACTGGGGCGTCGCCATGGCGACCGCGACGAAGGCGCTCGCCGCCCTGAACCAGGAGGGCCTGGTACGTGCCGTCCCCGGCGTCGGCACCGTGGTCGCCGAGTCCGGGCGCGCCCGGCCCGCGGCCCCGCAGCACGGCCTCACCCGGGACCGCATCGTGCACGCCGCGATCGCCCTCGCCGACGTCGAAGGACTCCCCGCGCTCTCCATGCGCCGGATCGCCACCGACTTCGGGGTGTCCACGATGGCGCTCTACCGCCACGTCCCGAGCAAGGGCGAACTCGTCCGGCTGATGTCGGAGGCGGTGTTCGAGGGCGCTCCGTCCGGGCCGTGCCCGGCAGGCTGGCGGGCACGGCTGGAGCGGGAGGTG is a window of Streptomyces sp. NBC_00708 DNA encoding:
- a CDS encoding TetR/AcrR family transcriptional regulator C-terminal domain-containing protein; translated protein: MPKEPPYLRIAGDIRRRIAAGELSPGDRVPSTRRITQDWGVAMATATKALAALNQEGLVRAVPGVGTVVAESGRARPAAPQHGLTRDRIVHAAIALADVEGLPALSMRRIATDFGVSTMALYRHVPSKGELVRLMSEAVFEGAPSGPCPAGWRARLEREVRWLWALYLRHPWMARAMSALTRPTASPHAMRYTERALSALKGLGLTPTQMIYVHLTLLGYAQGIAAAVELESQAWQETGMTPEEWMASHETRMESIQTAGSYPTLSTLFGDEEFDLELGTLFAFGLERLLDGVAALVERARGG
- a CDS encoding MFS transporter; its protein translation is METDTSRPRAGRKEWTALGVLMLPLALVSMDVSVLYFAIPYISQDLEPSATQQLWVLDMYGFVLAGLLIPMGALGDRLGRRKLVLVGAALFAVASAAAAYAHTAELLIAVRALLGVGGAALMPSTLGVIRNLFHDARQRGRAVGLWTAVMTTGISLGPVVSGLLLEHFWWGSVFLINVPAMALLLVLVPFLVPESRAARSARFDPLSAVLCLGALLLVIYGIKEWSRHGYELLPALAVGAGLVLGAVFVQRQSRVPHPMIDLGLLGRRAFGGPVLANLLAMFSTVGMAVFVTQYLQSVLGLSPFRAALWSLVPSAGVAVAVPAGAALARRVDRAYVMGGGFLVSACGFLWLSQVRTDSALWFVLAGGSVYAGGLVAAMTLANELALGAAPPERAGSAAAVLESGQELGGALGMAILGSVGAAAYSRDMTGALPSGVPQADAVRETLGGATAVAAHLPHASAHAVLAAARDAFTHGMSIAAVGASAVMAGAGLLSLTWLRGAGRTADAGAEREPATAA